The Lactobacillus sp. CBA3605 genome contains a region encoding:
- a CDS encoding methylated-DNA--[protein]-cysteine S-methyltransferase, whose translation MQLTLTVATIMSHHYLIGSTPIGVAFIGRADGPDNEWQDFLPAATAQVVPTANQAAIRVLTAYLTGKLTTFNCPLDFSHGTPFQQQVWQTLRTIPYGQTWSYTQLAHDLNRPTAVRAIASAVGRNPLLILIPCHRVIRQDGQLGGYRGGLPMKHALLALEKRQS comes from the coding sequence ATGCAATTGACCTTAACCGTAGCAACCATTATGTCACACCATTACTTAATCGGCAGTACCCCCATCGGCGTCGCCTTCATTGGTCGAGCCGACGGGCCTGACAATGAATGGCAGGATTTCTTGCCAGCTGCCACAGCACAAGTCGTGCCAACCGCCAATCAAGCAGCGATTCGGGTCCTAACTGCTTACTTAACTGGTAAACTGACCACCTTTAATTGCCCCTTAGATTTTAGCCACGGCACCCCTTTTCAACAGCAAGTCTGGCAAACCCTTCGTACTATTCCTTATGGTCAAACTTGGAGCTACACCCAACTTGCACACGACTTAAATCGTCCAACCGCCGTCCGTGCCATTGCCTCAGCGGTTGGCCGTAACCCATTGCTGATTCTCATTCCTTGTCACCGGGTCATTCGCCAAGATGGCCAACTCGGTGGTTACCGTGGTGGCTTACCCATGAAACACGCCTTGTTAGCTTTAGAAAAAAGACAGTCTTGA
- a CDS encoding ABC transporter ATP-binding protein produces MLSVAHISKQFGTVKALTDVSFTVHDGEIMGLIGQNGAGKSTTFHSILNFLKFDGQITWNGRPLNTSDYDHIGYLPEERSLMPKLTITQQLVYLARLKSQPAKVTQARIAPWMTRFAVKGQPTDKISRLSKGNQQKVQLISTLIHEPQLIILDEPFSGLDPVNADLLKQAIIAAKKNGATIIFSSHDMTNVEEICDTLVMLRNGHIVLKGTVDAIRNQFGRTRLFVTTDWSAPRLATLAGVDTVTALTPGRYRLQLATADAGPAIFDTLTAGHYIPEFSQQPPTLDEIFRTEAGEVAHE; encoded by the coding sequence ATGCTATCGGTCGCACATATTAGTAAGCAGTTCGGTACCGTTAAGGCCTTAACCGACGTTTCGTTTACGGTCCATGACGGGGAAATCATGGGCTTAATTGGACAAAATGGTGCTGGTAAATCGACTACTTTTCATAGTATCTTAAACTTTCTCAAATTTGACGGTCAGATTACTTGGAACGGTCGGCCATTAAATACCAGTGACTATGATCATATTGGTTATTTACCAGAAGAACGGAGCCTGATGCCCAAGCTAACAATTACTCAGCAACTGGTTTATTTAGCACGCTTAAAAAGTCAACCTGCTAAAGTGACCCAAGCCCGCATTGCACCCTGGATGACCCGGTTCGCCGTTAAAGGACAGCCGACTGATAAAATTAGTCGGCTGTCCAAGGGTAATCAACAAAAAGTCCAATTAATCAGTACCTTGATTCATGAGCCCCAGTTAATTATTCTCGATGAACCCTTTAGTGGCTTAGATCCAGTTAATGCTGACTTATTAAAACAAGCCATCATTGCAGCTAAAAAAAACGGCGCCACCATTATCTTCTCCAGCCATGACATGACCAACGTCGAAGAAATCTGCGACACCTTGGTCATGTTGCGTAACGGGCACATCGTTTTAAAAGGCACGGTTGATGCCATTCGCAATCAATTCGGTCGGACCCGGCTATTTGTCACAACGGATTGGTCCGCACCCCGATTAGCAACGCTAGCTGGAGTTGATACCGTCACCGCCTTAACACCCGGGCGTTACCGGCTACAATTAGCAACCGCTGACGCTGGCCCGGCTATTTTTGACACACTGACTGCCGGCCATTATATCCCAGAATTCAGCCAGCAGCCGCCAACCCTAGATGAAATTTTCCGAACAGAAGCAGGCGAGGTCGCTCATGAATAA
- a CDS encoding ABC transporter permease, with protein sequence MNKTWIVTSETFLRQTKSWSFLMLILMPFLFMGLTLGITYVSAPNRGSNEIAVISSNSTLRKSLLKTNQVTTTSNYATIKAAKTATYKNDISGYLVLKQTAQHQLVATFHGPSALASTNQAQLQRWLSRQQAHLNQQQAHLTIQQVRALALQPQLKQRLQKKTAADKTAKTISFYLLVFFVYLILTTYSSITAQEIAAEKGTKIMEVIFSSTTPRRYFNGKVYGVLLMILTQLLVYLLGGVVILQLVPHSPLLATWWAQYAPIITKVLHNLLSINLIFALAAVLLYTVVSAFCGALVTRVEDAGKASQPVIYLNLLTFFTAMAFQNNPTNPFVTIFSYVPFFSSYLMPLRLINATATLPAASLSLILLLLTVVGSMWYIGKVYGGLMLQTDELGFWGNLKRGLHLK encoded by the coding sequence ATGAATAAAACTTGGATTGTCACCAGTGAAACTTTTCTCCGCCAGACCAAATCGTGGAGTTTTTTAATGTTAATTTTGATGCCTTTCTTATTTATGGGCTTAACCCTTGGGATTACCTACGTTTCGGCGCCTAACCGTGGTAGTAACGAAATCGCCGTCATCAGTTCAAATTCAACACTTCGCAAGTCCCTTTTAAAAACCAATCAAGTCACGACGACGTCAAATTACGCCACCATTAAAGCCGCCAAAACTGCGACTTATAAAAATGACATCAGCGGCTATCTCGTATTAAAGCAGACTGCACAACACCAATTAGTTGCCACTTTTCACGGTCCAAGTGCTTTAGCCAGTACCAATCAAGCACAACTGCAACGCTGGTTAAGCAGGCAACAAGCCCATTTAAATCAACAACAGGCGCACTTAACGATCCAACAAGTTCGCGCTTTAGCACTGCAACCACAATTGAAACAGCGCCTACAAAAAAAGACGGCCGCAGACAAGACCGCCAAAACAATTTCATTTTATCTTTTAGTCTTCTTTGTTTACTTAATTTTGACTACCTACTCCTCGATTACGGCGCAAGAAATTGCTGCTGAAAAGGGCACTAAAATTATGGAAGTCATTTTTTCAAGTACCACGCCGCGGCGCTATTTTAATGGCAAAGTCTATGGTGTTTTATTGATGATTTTGACCCAACTACTGGTCTATCTCCTTGGCGGGGTCGTCATCCTACAACTCGTTCCCCATAGTCCCCTGCTTGCCACTTGGTGGGCCCAATACGCACCAATCATCACGAAAGTCCTGCATAATCTGCTTTCCATCAACCTGATTTTTGCACTTGCTGCCGTCCTATTATATACCGTGGTTTCAGCTTTTTGTGGCGCTTTAGTGACCCGCGTTGAAGATGCCGGTAAAGCCTCGCAACCAGTGATTTACCTAAATCTACTCACTTTTTTCACAGCGATGGCCTTTCAAAATAATCCGACCAATCCGTTTGTCACCATCTTTTCATACGTCCCCTTTTTCTCATCCTACCTCATGCCGTTGCGTCTCATTAATGCGACGGCCACGTTACCAGCCGCTAGTCTGTCCTTAATCCTGCTACTGTTAACGGTGGTTGGCAGTATGTGGTATATCGGTAAGGTCTACGGTGGCTTAATGCTCCAGACAGATGAACTTGGTTTTTGGGGCAATCTAAAACGTGGCTTACATTTAAAATAA
- a CDS encoding LysM domain-containing protein: MKIKSLLLSSVAATGLFAIGTTIANADTVTVKSGDTVSAIAASHKTTIAAIKKANDLKNVNLIFIGDKLEVNGTATTVHATVPATSAAASQSTSTASSASQSSATSASSVSTSTATSAASQSTSTSSSQATVVSSTSSSASSSQASQSSATSASSASSSTATSASSVSTSSAAQSSASQASTTLRTTASSAASQSTTTSTTATATSASTTNVSTTTSTASTSESAAKAWIANKESGGSYTASNGNYYGKYQLSKSLLNGDLSASNQESVANAYVSSRYGSWSAAKTFWLSNGYY; encoded by the coding sequence ATGAAAATCAAAAGTCTATTATTATCATCCGTTGCTGCCACTGGTTTGTTTGCCATTGGAACGACCATCGCTAACGCCGATACTGTCACAGTTAAATCTGGTGACACGGTCAGCGCCATTGCTGCTTCACACAAAACGACCATCGCAGCGATTAAAAAAGCTAACGATTTAAAGAATGTTAATTTAATTTTTATTGGTGATAAATTAGAAGTCAACGGCACGGCAACGACAGTGCACGCCACGGTTCCCGCAACCAGTGCTGCTGCTAGTCAAAGTACTAGCACTGCTAGCTCAGCTAGCCAAAGTAGCGCAACTAGTGCTAGTTCAGTATCAACTTCAACAGCCACTAGTGCGGCTAGTCAAAGCACTTCAACTAGCTCAAGCCAAGCTACGGTTGTTTCAAGTACTAGCAGTAGTGCTAGTTCAAGCCAAGCTAGTCAAAGTAGCGCAACTAGTGCCAGCTCAGCCTCATCTTCAACGGCCACTAGCGCCAGTTCAGTGTCAACTTCAAGTGCGGCTCAAAGCAGTGCTAGCCAAGCTTCAACGACTTTAAGAACTACTGCTAGCTCAGCTGCTAGTCAAAGCACGACAACTAGCACCACGGCGACAGCAACTTCTGCTTCAACGACTAACGTTAGCACCACAACGTCAACTGCATCAACTTCTGAATCAGCTGCTAAAGCATGGATTGCCAACAAAGAATCTGGTGGTTCATACACCGCTTCTAACGGTAACTACTATGGTAAGTATCAATTAAGCAAGTCATTATTGAATGGTGACTTATCTGCTTCTAACCAAGAATCTGTTGCTAATGCTTACGTTAGCTCACGTTATGGTTCATGGAGTGCTGCTAAGACTTTCTGGTTATCTAACGGTTACTACTAA